Proteins from a genomic interval of Anas platyrhynchos isolate ZD024472 breed Pekin duck chromosome 4, IASCAAS_PekinDuck_T2T, whole genome shotgun sequence:
- the OSTC gene encoding oligosaccharyltransferase complex subunit OSTC, translated as MEALFRLPFAVLECPNIKLKRPGWVHMPSAMTVYALVVVSYFLITGGIIYDVIVEPPSVGSMTDEHGHQRPVAFLAYRVNGQYIMEGLASSFLFTMGGLGFIILDRSNAPNIPKLNRFLLLFIGFVSVLLSFFMARVFMRMKLPGYLMG; from the exons ATGGAGGCGCTGTTCCGGCTGCCCTTCGCCGTGCTCGAGTGCCCCAACATCAAGCTCAAGCGGCCGGGATGGGTGCACATGCCCTCGGCCATGACGGTGTACGCGCTCGTGGTGGTCTCCTACTTCCTCATCACCGGAG GGATCATCTACGACGTGATCGTGGAGCCGCCCAGCGTGGGGTCGATGACGGATGAGCACGGGCACCAGCGGCCGGTGGCCTTCCTGGCCTACAG AGTAAATGGACAATATATTATGGAAGGGCTTGCATCTAGCTTCCTCTTCACGATGGGTGGTTTAGGATTCATCATTCTGGATCGATCCAATGCGCCAAATATCCCCAAGCTGAACAGGTTTCTCCTGCTCTTCATCGGATTTGTCAGCGTGCTTTTGAGCTTCTTCATGGCCAGAGTTTTCATGAGGATGAAATTACC GGGCTACTTGATGGGTTAG
- the RPL34 gene encoding large ribosomal subunit protein eL34: MVQRLTYRRRLSYNTASNKTRLSRTPGNRIVYLYTKKVGKAPKSACGVCPGRLRGVRAVRPKVLMRLSKTKKHVSRAYGGSMCAKCVRDRIKRAFLIEEQKIVVKVLKAQAQSQKSK; the protein is encoded by the exons ATGGTGCAGCGCCTGACCTACCGCCGTAGGTTGTCCTACAACACAGCTTCCAACAAGACCAGGCT GTCCCGAACGCCCGGGAACAGGATTGTTTACCTGTACACCAAGAAAGTAGGGAAGGCACCAAAGTCAGCATGCGGTGTTTGCCCAGGAAGGCTTCGCGGT gtCCGTGCTGTGCGCCCTAAAGTTCTCATGAGGCTGTCAAAAACGAAGAAGCACGTCAGCAGAGCCTATGGCGGTTCCATGTGTGCTAAGTGTGTCCGCGACAG gaTCAAGCGAGCTTTCCTTATTGAGGAGCAGAAGATCGTGGTGAAAGTGTTGAAGGCACAAGCACAGAGCCAAAAGTCCAAGTGA